AATAGTATATTTATTGTAGCTATGATAGTTTTAACAATAAAGTTTTGGAGTAGTAGTAATTTAATAATTAGAGTATTACTTTTATTTGGTGTAAGTCTATTTACAATAATTCAACCTTTATTAGTATATTTAAGAGCTAAAAGGCAAGTATCTATTCTTCCGAAAGATATGTATATCGGATTTAATAAAATCGGCGTACATATAGAAACGAAAACAAAAACATCAGTTATAAAATGGAAGGAAATAAAGGGTATTCATAAAATGAAGACTATGATTATATTATATACAAGTGATAAAGAAGGATATATACTAACTGATAAAATTTTAGGATCAGGTAAATCTAAGTTTTACCAA
The Tissierellales bacterium DNA segment above includes these coding regions:
- a CDS encoding YcxB family protein; the protein is MYGIYSSMAGMTNSIFIVAMIVLTIKFWSSSNLIIRVLLLFGVSLFTIIQPLLVYLRAKRQVSILPKDMYIGFNKIGVHIETKTKTSVIKWKEIKGIHKMKTMIILYTSDKEGYILTDKILGSGKSKFYQYLINRTKK